The Liolophura sinensis isolate JHLJ2023 chromosome 8, CUHK_Ljap_v2, whole genome shotgun sequence sequence AAATATCAGCCTTTTCCTTGAATATGAAACTCCCCTGCATGGATTTGGAAAATGCACAGGTCTGCCCTTTCAAGTGCCTCtacttttgttttcacatcCCAACAATGTCACAGTAAATGCATCAGATACACTTCCTATCCACCAAAGTTAACTTGGCATTACAGGGCTGGTGACTGTCACTGATAGCTCTGGAAATCATGCCAATTACATGATTTCTGTCACACCCTTGACTGGAGATAAACTATCcgtacacctgacaaacctttttGCTGAATATGGGATGTCCCAAACACTACATTTCTGGCATGAAACGAGGGGCTCAACTGGGGGCCTGAAGCTGGATAGAACATATTGCTTGATGCCAAGTTAAAAAGTGGGCACTCCTCAGGATTTTTTAACGATGTAGGTTTGATGCAAAAATCTTCCATTCTGAGCCTGTTACTACAAAATACAAGATCTACATGAATCAGTTTCAATTTGTCACCATGATTACTTGGCCCACAGAGGAAAACACCCATCCATCACTAAACTAATTTAAATCACAAATAGTCAATTCATGGCATAGATTCAGAAATTGATTCAAACAGCTGCCTGCTCCCTAAAAAAAATCGATACATGTGCGCGCTTTTTACTGTCATACACGATATTTTGCACTGTACGCTGtggttttttttaaacaaagaaTCTGTAAGTCGTAAATATGTGTACCAGGACAAGGCCCTTTGCTTCAATGAGGCAGTCAGATTGACTTCTGCCCAAATGGCCACAGAGTTGCTGAGGACAGACTGTTATGTGATTAGCATTACGTGTTGTGAGGATGCTCAATTTCAAATCTCCTGTGATGGTGGTCCATCTTTAAACACTGTAGGTGGGGAAAGTAACATGGGTTGAGTTCATTTACTCAACCCCGTCTTTAGGCTGTCTTTTTTGCGACCTTGGTCGTGAAAATAATGGCTGACTACTTCAGCCTGTCACAGGTCGAGCCACTGGCGATCGAAGtcaaatgctacatgtatatgattcgaatgcaattcagtttttgtccaaaaatttgagtatttgtagaaaaacacagaattttttttccctCCCAGTATTCAGTTTTCAACTAAATTTTACTGCCGAATACCTGAGTCTAAAATCGATGTATATGACTCTCTGGTAGTAAGACAATGCTGATTTTCTCCCAATCAGAGCTACAAATTACTCAGCAAATTCTGAGAAAGTCAAACAGGACGACTTTGTGTTCTGCAACCCTATATCCttaccatacatacatgcatcttAGCAGAGGTAATGATCTGgcttaaacatgtatatgcagtgtGCATCTGGACTACAGGGACTACAATAAGCATGTACAAGAGCCAAGTAATGGAACAGGTATACCTGAGCTTTTTGATTTAACAGAGCTGAGAAAGGCAGTTTTCTTTGGTCTTGTCCATGGTCATCTTTCAAAAAATCCCTCTCATTTCAAGGCACATATAAACACACCATTCATTCCATGTTATATGTACTGGTCCCTGGTATATCGcaacaaacttttttttcactaaatGTTTCTTACTTCTTTCTAGTCAAACCCAGCTTAATTACCCTTGAACCAGCGCTCTAAGCTGGCTCAGTCAATAGACCAGCCAACACCCCAGTAATCTTATGTCGCTTATATTAGACATAATTCTCTTTGTCTAATAAGAGGCAAGGGCTTTAATggaatgcacatgtacagacatgtttcaGCTTAGGGCTTAATGATTTGCATTTCTTCTGGTCACCTGTACCAGTGCTGGATTTGCACCGACTGTAATTATTGTCAGTCTTCTCAATTATCTGCAATTTACACATCAGTATactgtatgtttatttacaaaaacCCAAAAGAAATCCTaattaatgctttttttttttttggtatacaTTTAAAGAAACATGTAACAGACAATGAGAAATACATGGAGGACTGTACTGGCCCTAAAACTTCACAcgaaaaacatgcaaaatggtCAGTAAAATACTTTTTGATGCTGAACCTCACAGTTTCCTAACAGGATATCATCTTACTCTACCTTCTAATGAAATTTCAGAGTCAGGAAAAGTGAGTAACTTACTTGTGGTTGACAAGTCAAAATAAAGTGCATATACAACTATTGTATTTCCCCGTAAGTGTGGCCCGAAATATGcactttcagaaatacaaaaaGGCCATAAAATGCtaattttgatgccaacacttttctgataagaaaaataatcaaacttaacaccctataaggtggatgaattagTAAGAATCAAGCCAAATGTCTCTcctgaaaaaaagtttaactTTACTAGGTAAATACAGTATTCAGTGCAAGGTAAACCTCTGGTACatcaagatatacatgtatctacattaaacatggacatttttaagaattttactCCTGCAAATCTATGCCACCATAGTGGTCATCAAGACTGCCATAAATCTATATATCCAGAACTACAGACAATCAATCATTTGCTTTAATTGCTGGTCAGCTCTGATCTTAATACTGACTGGATAAGCTATATGGAGTGGTCACTGGAGCCCTACAAAGGAGGCATAGCTACCACTAAGTGGGGCCCCTAATTCTAACAAATATCATGTTGCACACAGGAAGGTTGGGCAGGGAATGTTAAATAGCTCAAAGCCATCTTTGCCTTTAGCCAAGTCTGATTCTGAATCCCTTAGCTGCTAGCATGCCTGGTAAGCCCCAGGGTAAGGCTAAACATAAGAACATCTTTGCTGGAGGTAATCTGACACATCCacctatgtatacatgtacatgtatgaggggCATACCTGAACTCTTAAAAAGGGCCCCGTTGGAAACTAACTTGATTATTAGAATTTACTATACTGTGGTTTGATTAGGGGGTGGAGGTGGTGGTTGGGGCTTGTACGGCGATGAGGAAAGGGGGGTCTAAAATATGTTTCAGCAGCAGAgttaaatgaagaaaactacAGTCATAAGTCATGGTAGGCACTGTAGCCATGAAAgataataaatttaatgtaTCTAAGTGTCCATATGACCTGGATATTTTATTTCTGACCAAATGTAATACACCTCAGTGTTCTTTCtttttaatacaaattaaaatacatgtaatcaaaaaaCATCTTCCTAGATCATAAACAACATGTGCCATAGACTACTACGTCTAATTTCACTGCGTTCATTTATCACGGTCGCAACAAAGAACATGCATGTGACATTATCACCCTTGCATGGCTGTCATCTGGAAGCGCCTATATGATGTAGTACTGCAGGTAAACAACAAAGTCATGTTAGTCATGTCAACCatatacagcatacatgtatgcagacttCAGCCAGGGGAAAATTTTAACACCCCACTATTAAATAAACCAAACTAGATCAAATGCACCTTCTCTTCTTTTCATACATTAATGTACTGGTACAACATATTCAGTGTGTCCACAAGAACAGGCTGCTATTGCAAGCTCCACATCAAGCAAAAATGAGATCCTTAACTTATTTGCTTCAAAATCAATACAGATGATCACAAGGAGTCCAAGCCAGTCTGGCAGAATGCCCAAAACATGCCCATGCacaaaacaccatcacttagaACAAACTAGATTTCTTGACAACATACTTTTTCACGTAAACACTTAAGTTGGTGGCAAAAGACAGAGTTTAACACCTTAGCATTTTACCATTAGCAGTTGTATGAACAAAGAAGTTACAATTCATGCCGGTTGAACTGTAACgatacatgtaagtagttgACCATGACTATACTATACACTGAAGGGACACTTTTATGCAAATAGTAAAGAAATGAATACATACTTGGCACACTGTATTTAAAGACTGTACAGTGTGCTGGTTCATATTTCAAAAGTGCTAAACTGATAGGCAGCAATTAAAGCTTTCTTCTCTTGCTGCCActgaactatttttttttaactttaccaTGTGTAACTCTAAATGTATTTTCCTGTATTATTTAAGTACTTGGGGTTCTATTTCTGAATACATCTTTATATTTTTCAGTCCATAccatttcaaaataatatttgtgaCTTTAAAGGAAAGGAACCCGACAGGATTAACATACTTTTGTTTTATGGGAGTCATAGCCAGAATTGGAGATCTGTTGAAAGCAAATCCCTAATAACAGCTGTATATCGTGtacactaatttttttttacagccatATTTAATTTGTATCCATGAAATTTCATCTCCTGTCTTGCTTTCCATGACCTAGTGATACAAACATATCACCAGGAAAGTAAAACTAATTGGGACCAGAAAAGTTGTTAACTAAATAATATtatactgagtgagtgagtgagtgcttggggtttaacgtcgtactcaacaatttttcagtcatatgacgacgaaggaatcattagggtgcatgcacgtgtaatgtgcctccttgttgcaggacggatttccaccgctcttttatttagtgctgcatcactgagacgacttaccgaaggcaagtaagccgccccgcccgagccattatactgatacgggtcaaccagtcattgcactaacCCCtgcatgctgaacgccaagcgaggaagttacaacttcctcttttaaagtcttaggtgtgactcgaccaaggattgatcctggatctaccggccccGAAGCGGAAATATTATACTGACATAGGGCATGTATGACTGAGGCTTGCTTACACTGTAATGTCACTTCCATCATCATTAGTCACATAATTCATCACTGAGCACTGATTCACAGCAGCATCATTCATGTGCAGGACACCAGTAAGGACACCAAATTCAGTCAAACAATGTGAACATTAAGCCAACCAGTCTTTGTACTTTCCTGTAGACTATAGTATAAGGTGCTGAGTACTAACTAAGCAAAGATGCCCCAACAGGAATTTTTATAGTATGAATCAGCTTATTACTGAACCAGGCACTCCCTGTACTAGCCAGATCAGGGTCTCATCCAACCATTCTAAGGACTGATTGGGCCAGCTGTTCCATTTCCCTCCCTTTGCAAAATCTGAAGCTCAGGGTCAAAACATCAGCACAGGAATTTAACCTAGGCCTTCACTGAAGGATATTATCAGTTAGGTTGGGTTTTCCCTGTCGACTGTCATCACAAAATTATGACTTTAAAGTTCATGTATTTTTGCTGGGTTTGTTTTATTGGTTAATCTGGGAAATTATAGTTTTgtcttgaaaacatttttttgatttttactttCAAATTTCTTACCTTCTTCCCTATCTGCCCATGTTAATTACCTCTTATGTTAGAGGGAGCTTCATGGAACAGCCTGAGACTATGACCGGACCGATACTCAGTGAGCACTATGAAGACTAAGAATATATGTACGTACCcttaaggttttatttatttatttatttgattggtgttttacgccgtactcaagaatatttcacttgacatatgacggcggccagcattatggcgggtggaaactgggcacagcccgggggaaacccacaaccatccgcaggttgctggaagaccttcccacgtacggccagagaggaagcgggcatgagctggacttgaactcacagcgaccgcattggtgagagactcctggatcattacgctaaccaactgagccgcggaggccccccACTCaaggttttatgtcgtactgaaTATGACATTATCATTaggtatgtacacatacaccaagtcttcttatggcagggcaagtccatgtcGCCATAGTGttgctgtcactgaagtatcatgctgatgacaccagacgtgacataCGACAGCCACATTATagtgacaccaggccaaccaatcctgtttccgtCCTCTAACCTtgcagtgctgagtgccaagctaGGCAGCTaccagtaccatttttaaaagcCTTTGGCATGACCTGACCAGAGATTGATCCCTGGTCTTCCAACTTATTATTCGGTACAACTTTAATCACCAAAGGAGAGTTACCCATGAGTGACCATGACCACTGTCGTTTTAGTAATGCCTACAGCCTTTACTAGCATACAAACATGGAGGTaaaaatatgtctaaataaaactgaagttaatcaaaatatatgtacagtgacATAGTCCAAAGCTCTTTTTGCTGAAGTTCAcaattttgtacatacatgtgtgcagcGCAGATATATCTGGTGTCTAACATAGTATAATTTCCTGATTATTATTAGGCATGGTCCTCAGAATATTGTCCCATTTTTGTCCATTTGCCTATAAATCTTTCCAAGTTGTCTTTCATCCCACGGTCTGCTAGCCACTTTGGAGGTGAATGAATTGCCCATATGTATGCTGTCTCAAATATTTCAGCTATTACCAGTGTTATTCTAATACAAAGGCAAAGGGACTACAATCCAGACCAAAACTAACACCAAACTTAAAACGCCTACATCTCTGAACaactaatatttattaatttatggtgggaagaaaacggaCAGATCTTGGgggagacccacaaccatccgctggttgctcaCAGACCCTCCCATATACGGCTGAAGAACTAATATGGTAGCActgacagacatgtacatgtgtaagaaaTACGCATAATATGTTGGTATACATACCTAGGGAACGCATCAAAGAACCATGTACGTTTCGTCTCTGGGAAGGCTACTCTCATCCCAGACATAAGAGGAGAATGTAGAATGACAGCTCCCACCTCAAATCTTGATGCCAGATCAACTGTGGGCACTGTGCCGATACTTTGGCCATaaagaattacattttgtgGGCTTATCCCATAGCGGGTCCGCAATGCTTGCCACGCAGCATCTATATCTGAATAGAGGTTTTTCTCTGAAGCACGACCTGAGCTTGTGCCATAACCTGAGTAGTCAAAACTGAATATGTTACAGTTGATTCTTGAGCCAAGGCCGATATAAAAACTTGACATCTGTCCCAAATCGACGGCATTACCATGACTGAACAGAATCGTATATCGTGCATTTGGGCAACAGcgtacaaacatacatgctATTCGGTTCCCTCTGGACGTTCTCGTCATAAACACTTCTATAACGTCCAATTCGCGCTGTGTGTACTGCCATTCAGCTTTCTCTGTCAGATGCAAGCTGTACCTTGATGCTGTTTCATCCGATATGAACGAATAGGTTGGCTCAGGTGGTAGAAATGCCAGCTTGGCTGCGATCCGAGACGGACATGGCGGGCAGCAAAACAGACAACAGAGCTCGCTGAACGACAAACCATTCATCCCTATCTTTGGTGATATTCTCCCTGACCCCCGAGATGATTAAATGGGTAAACCTAACAATGAATGATCAAGGATAATCACCGCTCTTTGTCtgtcaaatttcaacttcaccAGACTGTAAAATAAACTCTGAGGATGACGTCACGGGTTCGAGGAAGTGAAAGTCTTCCGCACTGCAAGAATGTCACGCGCTGATTAGTGGATACTTTAGCAAAGTAATTATTGATTTAAGTCTCCTAAACGTAATATTTTTTCTTGGAATAACCAGTAGTGCTGTCTTCATTTAAATGAATCATATTGTTTTCAAGTATCTTGGACGTCATTTCCGGTCATTGCACCACGTGAGTTGTAAAGTCTGTTTATTTGTGTCTCACGACCACGTTTTGACAGCTGCAGATTTAATATTTCTCCCTTTTTTTGGATAGTGATAAGCAAGCCATGAGTACCCAGAGAGgcaacaataacaaaacacGCAGGCAGAAACATCAAAACAAGACTGCCTTCAAAAACAATCTCCATGACACGAGCGGAAAGACGAAGAAGATCAACAGCGTGGTGGTGGCGGGTGTTTGTCAGCACTGTAAAGATATCATCGACTGGAAAATCAAATACAAGAAGTATAAGTTATTGTCGCAACCTAGGACATGGTAAGATTTTAGTAGTTTAGTTTTTATAGGCCTGTATTACGTGTGGTATTATATTATGGAGTTGTATGTCCGCGTGTTCGTCGATCCGGCCGTCTGTAAAGTTTTTGgaactttcctcccaccatgatgctggcgaaatatgtataagtgaaatatttgtgaatacggcctaaaacaccagtgaaattaaaaagaaaataaagaaagtttTTGGCCTTGCCAAGTAGCAAAGCGTGCACTTTCGAAAGCTAAACAGGTGCTCGATAGCCCAGGTAGACTAGGCTTGTGTACGAAACATAGAGCTTAGCTTCGCATATGTAGGGCCTATGAGGGACGCAAGTACACTGGAGTTTCGCGTTGGGCGCTCGCATATATACCAGAAGTTGGGATTAGAACCTTAGAGAAACACAGCCTTGATGCATGAATGTTGGGTGAATAAAGCATttttctaaccccaacttccaGTATATGCGTGAGCGCCCCCATGCGGAACTCCCATGAACTCGTGTCCCTGGCCAAGCTACATTTTGAACATAGGCCCAGTCTAGCTGAGCTATGGCACCCCGTTTTGCTTTCAAACTGTTTTCTCTGAATGAAATTGTCTGTGTGGAAGTCTGTATAAGGGAAGCTGGGCTATACGTTTCGTATGTAGGCCTCGTTTAGCTGAACCAGGGGCGCCAGTGTGAAATAGGATTTCAATCTCATATGTTTTGTTTCGTGATGTGAGACATGTTGCATGTTTCTGTTTCTTCTACGATGTATTTGATATAGGCACTGATGTCCCGCTATAGGGCTTATAATTGGGCTCTTAGTGCAGAGTCACTGAAATGATGTACATCCCACTTTGTACTTTTGATGGCATCCCATTTTGCATAGGCATCATCTGCTCATACTGGACTGGTGGAGTATTATGACCAAAGTGGAATCAGACAGCAAACCTTAAACTGTGTCTCACCAAGTTCAATAGCTTCCTCCTAAATGATGTGCCACACAAGACTCAGCTGTGAGTTTTAAAGCAAAATGGCCCAttttaaaagataggatgtcaaaagagataaaaagtaaatttcaaaattatgtaCCCAGGAAGAGAGTTTATTAATGTAAGCATACTGACATTTCAAAAGGAGCCAGTTTTGAGTTAATGCCAAAGGGATGTAACTCTTACTGAGGGTTCAGGGAGATAACCTCTGAGGGACATACTctaagtttatttatatatgatgtTAGAACATGTCTTTCCTCAGAGAGGCaatgaaaaatatgtacatatgctcTTTATTGACAGCATAAAATGTCTGCAGAAGACTGTGAAGCAGGCGTACTACACCATCTGTGTACCATGTGCACAGGCCCAGTCCATGTGTCAAAAGTGTGGGGAACAGAAAGACATTGTGCTGCAGTAAGTGTTCTGCTTAATAAGGGCAGTTGTATATAACAGTTATCTTGTGCAcatcataatgaaataaatgacagtGTAATAACTGGTATTTGACATTTGCGGAAATCGCGGATGTGGTTTTGAGAATAGGGGTCACAGATTGTGAGAAGATCTCTAAACTTACACTGGATTACATGGATGATGGTTGCACCTTttgatctgtacatgtactgattttAAAGCTCTGTCTGACAATGTATTTCAAAACTAAAATTCATTGGGTATTTTGTATACATAGAAGGAAATCAGCTCATGAGTGGCAATTACATTtgtatcaaacaaaaaatgcCGAGTAAAGTGACCCAGATTTTCGCAGTCCTGTTATACTTAGTCTCTAAATGGTgtggatcttttttttttttttatttatggattttattttccagtcatatgtcCGGTTATAATAGCAGAGATTTCAATTtattaggctttttttttttagaatttgttcacaaaaataaataatcaaatgttTAAGGCATGAAGGTGGGTATATATAGATCAGACTTGTAAGTAATGTAAGGTCTCTCAGAATTGTGAAATTACCTCAACCTAATGAACCACAAAAAACATGTTATTtcttatgtgtgtgtatgattATTGTTTGGAATATGAACTTAATTATGCTGTGTGAAGAGCCtctcaagaacatttttcttttccaggCCATCATTATCAGCTTCGGATGAGGCGTCCAGAGATGCCATGTTACAGTTTGAATTAAAACAACTCACAGAAAGACAGAGGCGTAAGTCTCATGAAAGCTTGGATATAATGAAATGCTATAAAACAAATTGACCAGAATATGAAAATACAACATGTAATCAGTTGCTTATTAGATGTGtgagaaaagtaaaaataatagtCTTTGTGTTAGCAGTCAATGTCATCAGTACCCtgaagagttacctcccctaatTCTCCATTACTACTTGTTCATTCTCCTCTGACACAACTCTCATCTTGCAGAGGCGTTGATGCATGCTGTTGCTGAAAAATCACTGAATGAACAAGAGAGTGAATTTGGaccaaattttaccaaatttgtTGATAGAGATCGAGCTTTAAGTGTGGAGAATATTTATGGTCCACTTGTGGGCAAtcaatttgtttacttatttatttgattggtggtttacaccattcacaagaatattttacttatatgacagcggccagcattatggtgggagaaaagcgggcaaagcccaggggaaacccacagtcAACCatagtttgctggaagaccttcctatgtatggCTGgaggagaagccagcatgagctgaacacGATCAACGATGCGAGGTACATGCGTCACTGAAGTAGattatattttgttgaaaatgtaaCGTCTGGTAGTCTTACAAGCTGCCTTTGTGTAAGTTATGTGAATGTTAATGAAAAGACTCGACTTTGACCAATGAAAACTCCTTTGTTCAGTGATCAGTGGCTAACATGGATGTCACTGTTCAGTTGTATAAGAAAACCAGGTATTTCTTTTGACAGAGCTTTGGGTCAGTAGATTCAGATGGTTTGTCATGGAGAGAGTACTCTGGCAAAATTGTCCAACAAACTCAGGCTATTGAACAGAATGAGTCGTTAGTTAATACAACATAACAAAAGATTTCACTAAGAATCGGTTTTCCGGATTCTAAGAGTTCTAGAAATCTTAAGAAGGTATTTTGACgtgtgtttggaaggtagaatgataTCCTCCAGGAAACATGCGCATTTCAGCATTAGTAAAGATGTtcacctctaaaaatgcaccaATGTGGTTGAcatgagttcacgtccagctcatactggcttctgatccggctgtatgtgggaaggtctgccagcaatctgcagatggtggtgggttttccctgggcactgcccggtttcctcccaccataatgctggccgcagttgcatgagtgaaatattcttgagtacagtgcaaaacaccaatcaaataaataaatgtatcaaataaacaaagaaataaaaatggtCTTTGTGGGACGAATTTTTAGGACAAACATAGTATATAATTGTTTCTGTTCATAGGCTCTTTCTTCCGGCTCCAGGCCTCAGGGAAGTTGACA is a genomic window containing:
- the LOC135472820 gene encoding alpha/beta hydrolase domain-containing protein 17B-like; amino-acid sequence: MNGLSFSELCCLFCCPPCPSRIAAKLAFLPPEPTYSFISDETASRYSLHLTEKAEWQYTQRELDVIEVFMTRTSRGNRIACMFVRCCPNARYTILFSHGNAVDLGQMSSFYIGLGSRINCNIFSFDYSGYGTSSGRASEKNLYSDIDAAWQALRTRYGISPQNVILYGQSIGTVPTVDLASRFEVGAVILHSPLMSGMRVAFPETKRTWFFDAFPSIDKVPKITSPVLVIHGTEDEVIDFSHGLAIYERCPRAVEPLWVEGAGHNDVELFGQYLERLKQFVNVELAVN
- the LOC135473782 gene encoding uncharacterized protein LOC135473782, producing the protein MSTQRGNNNKTRRQKHQNKTAFKNNLHDTSGKTKKINSVVVAGVCQHCKDIIDWKIKYKKYKLLSQPRTCIKCLQKTVKQAYYTICVPCAQAQSMCQKCGEQKDIVLQPSLSASDEASRDAMLQFELKQLTERQRRSFFRLQASGKLTNNALESAVGEQDNHTESSHNNSDDEASPSHGNGCHGGGDVHHAQSEESSDGDFSDRCHDDSLCNSDEDGCDNVCSYSVCPDDSGKDSTKAVLR